The Candidatus Eisenbacteria bacterium genomic interval TGCACGGTACACCTTGAACCTCACCTGTCCCCGACAGCTCCACTCAACCACCACCCGCTCTCCCTCTACACGAGCGCTGAAACCCTTGACCCACGGCTCGGACAGAAAATCATCCGAATACCGAGCCCAGATGTCATAGTCGCTCCCACTGGGACCACCGCTCCGCTCCCACACTACCCATACCCTCCCTCCTGCACCTACACCAACCTCAGGACACTCGTCCACTGCAGTGAGCTCGCTGTCAGGCTCCGTCACCATCTCCTCCCCCTTCCACCAGCAACCCGACCAACGGCTTATGTACACGTCCCCACGATACACGTCGTTATGATCTTCCCTCGCCCACACAACTACCGGGCCGCTACTCTCTACACCACTCATCCTAGGCCAGTAATCTGACTGACTAGGAAGATCGAGCGGCAAAGGAATAGGACCACTGAAACTCCAATCCTCACCATCCCAGAAGGCACCGCAAATATCAGAAGTGCTGTCAAAATACACTATCCAAGGTCCCTCACCACCACTGAAACATATCGAGGGGGCCGCCCCCTTAATGGAGAGAAGGGACTCCGACCAACCTGTGTCACCCCGATAAATGCAGTGAAGCGTATCTATATAGTCCATCGCTTGCCATACAACCCAAGGTACACCTGCGTCAGATACCGCTATGTCAGGACTCACGTCCTCGATCTCCGGGTGATCGATGTGCTCCAATGATGACCAAACCCCATCCACACGACTACGAAAGAAAAGGTCACCATCGTAACCAGGGTGCCTGGCCACATAAGTGCTTATGACAGCCCAGACCAAGCTCGTGTCCCTGCTGGCTATCTCATACATCTGTCCTTCCCCGCCTCCCGCATACAGCGTCTCAGGCTCACACCAAGCATCACCAACCCAGTGCGTCGTCAACACGTCACAGTACGGCGACGTCCCACCTCGATACCGCTCCCACACTACCCACGGAATACCATCCCGCCCCATGGACGCTCCCCCCAACCACGCATCCTTCTGCACGTTGTCCGGGTGCACCCTCTCCTCGGGTGTCCAACCTTCCCCTGTCCAACGAGAGTACATAATCTCAAAATCACCCTGACTAGCGTCAATACCCATCCAAAACACCCAAGCCGTCCCTGCACTGTCAACAACCACCATGGGGTTCCAATCAGCAGACGTATCCTCCACATTGACCTGCATCTCAGGACTCCACGTGGCAGCAAAGGCAGGCGATGCTGTTGGAAGGAGAAAAGCAGAAGACAGAACAAAGATCGTCAAGAGCAGTACTGTGCGGTCGAGCAGATGTGTGCGGCTAACACCGCACCCAAGCCAGTGGGCACGCCCATGGCCGAGACCACTCAAACTTAGCCTCCCGCCTTGCCTGCGTGAAATAGCCCCCTGACGACCGGACCACATCTGACAGACCTCGAGTGAAACCAGGGTGCACTTCGTCGTAACCAAACTTCTGCCGCAGCACAAAGCTACTGCCATCTAGCCCTCCTGTCAACACATTTTTGCGAGTGCAGCAGGAATGGCCTGGCGTGTGTGTCGCTACCGGTGATGTCGCGGTCACCCAGGACCCTTGAGCGGGACGAGGATTCAGAAATCACACAACCTTGGTAATTGAGATGTCATACCACAACAACCCCCCGAACTTGACACTCCGAACCCCGCTGTGGTAGCATCTCGACGGCTGGCTCTGGTCACGCCTGTTTCTTCGCAAGGGATTCTTCCCGCACGCTTTTCTTGTTTTCTTGCGACGGTTGTTGGTATGCGGAGGTGCGATTTTGAAAGAATACGATGTGGCCAAACTCAGAAACGTAGTGTTCGTTGGTCACGGAGGGGCAGGGAAGACCTCGCTCTGCGAGGCTCTTCTGTTCAATGCTAAGGCCACTAAGAGGCTCGGCAAGGTCGATGACGGCACTTCTGTTCTCGACTACACGCCCGAGGAAATTCAGCGAAAAATCACCATTTCGCTTTCTCTGGGACACCTGGAGTGGAAGGATCATTTTTTCAATCTCGTTGACACACCTGGGTACGCCGACTTTGTGGGCGACGTGAAGGCCGGTCTTTCCGTTGCGGACAGCGCCATGATCCTTCTGCGGGCCGCGGGAGGCGTCGAGATCGGCACGATGAAGGTCTGGGACTTTGTCGAGGAGAACTCGCTCCCCGCGTTTGCCTGCGTGACCATGATGGATAAGGAACACTCGGATTTCTGGGCGTGCGTGGAGGGAGCGTCTGAGTCGTTGTCCAGAAGAGTGATTCCGGTGATTCTGCCCATCGGAACAGGCGATTCTTTCGCGGGAGTTGTGGATGTTCTCTCGATGAAGGCATACCTGTATGACGATCAGGGGCAATTTACCGAACAGAAGGACATTCCTGCCGATGCAAGAAAGCGCGCCGAAGAGGCCAGAGAAAAACTGTTAGACGGGATCGCGGAAAGCGACGATGGCCTTCTCGAGAAGTATCTTGAGAAGGGGACGCTGGAGCCGAAGGAGATAGTCGAGGGGCTGCGGAAAAGTCTCGTGAAAAGGGCCATACTTCCCGTGGCTGCCGTTTCGGCGCACAAAGGGATAGGCATTCCTCAGTTGCTCGACCTGCTTGTCACCGTTCTCCCTTCGCCGGTAGATAGGGGGGTGATCAAGGGCACGGTTCCCGGGACCGATAGGCAGGTTGAGAGAAAGCCGCTCGTCAGCGAACCGCTCTGCGCGATGGTCTTCAAGACGATTTCGGAACCACACGTGGGAGAGCTTTCCCTCATGAGAGTGTTCTCAGGCACGCTGGAAGCCGGTTCCGAGGCCCTCAACTCCAGAAAGAGCAAGAGCGAGAAGATCGGCCAGCTCTTTAGGCTCCAGGGCAAGGAACGGACGGAAGTGACTTCCCTGAAGCCGGGAGAGTTTGGTGCGGCAGTCAAGCTTAGAGACACCTCGACGGGAGACACTCTGTGTTCCTCGGCGAGCCCGATTCAGCTTGAACGTATAAAGTTTCCCGAGCCCGCACTTTCGGAGGCGCTGAGACCGAAGGCGAAGGGCGACGAAGAGAAGATAGCAAATGGACTCTCGCGTCTCAAGGAAGAGGATCCGACTTTCACGGTCTTTGTCGACCCGGAACTCAAGCAGACTCTTCTGAACGGCATGGGCGAGCTACACCTCGAGGTCATCGTGCGCAAGCTGCGCGACCGCTTCGGCGTAGAAGTGGACATCGTCAAGCCCAAGATACCTTACAGGGAAACCATAAAGGGTAAGGCAGAAGTCCAGGGCAGGCACAAGAAGCAATCCGGTGGCAGAGGTCAGTTCGGAGACGTCTGGATAAGGATAGAGCCGAGAAAGAGGGGAGAGGGGTTCGAGTTCGTGAACGAAGTCGTGGGAGGCTCCATACCCACGAAATATATTCCTGCGGTGCAGAAGGGAGTCGAGGAGGCGTGCAAGGAAGGAGTTCTCGCGGGCTACCAGATCGTTGATTTCAGAGTCTATCTGTTCGACGGTTCATATCACACGGTGGATTCTTCTGACCTTGCTTTCAAGATCGCGGGTTCCCTGGCCTTCAAGAAGGCGGTGACCGAGTCCAAGCCGATTCTGCTTGAACCAATAATGGAAGTGGAGGTCACCGTTCCCGATGATTGCATGGGTGACGTGATGGGCGACCTGAGCAGCAAGCGCGGCAGGATTCTTGGGATGGATTCTTACGGCAAGATGCAACGTGTGAAGGCGCTGGTCCCTCAGGCTGAGCTTTACAAGTACTCCACGAACTTGAGGTCGTTGACGCAGGGAAGGGCATCTCACACTGCGAAATTCGCTTCCTACGAAGAGCTTCCTCAGGAGATGACCGAGAAAGTAATCGCAGAGGCCAAACAAGAGAAGGAGTGACGGCGCATGTCTGGTCATTCAAAATGGAGCACGATAAAAAGGAAGAAAGAGAAGGTCGATCAGCAGCGTGGTCGGCTCTTCGGTAAGTGCATCAAAGAAATCACCGTTGCTGCCAGACAGGGCGGCGGCGACATGAACGCGAACGCCCGGCTGAGAGCAGCCGTGCAGTTGGCGAAAAGCTTCAACATGCCGGCCGACAACATTGAAAGGGCCGTCAAGAAGGGTACCGGCGAACTGCCTGGCGTGAACTACGACGAAATTTCCTACGAGGGATACGGTCCCCACGGTATAGCCATCCTGGCTGAGACCGTGACGGACAACAGAAACCGGACGACCTCCGAGATAAGACACATTTTTTCCAAGAACGGAGGCAACCTCGGCGAAGTCGGCTGTGTTTCTTGGATGTTCGACCTGAGAGGCCTCATTACTGTTGAAAGAGGTTCTGCCGACGAAGAAAAACTGATGGGTGTGGCGCTCGACGCAGGGGCCGACGATGTCAATGACGAATCGCCGGAGTACTACGAAATAACGACAGAGCCTTCCAAGCTTGACGCCGTGAGAGATGCTCTCAAGAAGGCCGGCATCGCTCTTACCGGAGCAGAACTCTCGCGCGTCCCGCAGTCGGCCATCACGGTCGGCGAGAAAGAGGCGGAACAGATCCTCAAGCTGATGGAGGCACTCGAAGAGCACGAGGACGTCCAGAAGGTTTTCGCAAACTTCGACATCCCTAATGAAATCATGGCGAAGCTTGGAAAGTAGTGGCCAGGCCAGAGAGTTCACGGTACTCGGGATCGATCCGGGAAGTCTCGTCACGGGCTACGGCTTGATCCACAGAGTGCAGCCGGCGCTCGAATGCCTCGATTTCGGATGCGTGCGGCTTCCTCCAGAACACTCCCTCACACTCAGACTGGAACAGATTTACGATAAGCTTTCAGAGATTGTTGCCGCGTTCAAGCCCGACAGGATGGCCGTGGAGACGATATTCCACAGTCGCAGCGCCAGGTCGGCTCTCATCATGGGTCACGTGAGAGGGGTGGTGCTCCTCGTCGCTGCGAAGGCGGGCCTCGAGATTTTTGAATATACGCCCTTGGAAATCAAGCTATCGGTTGTGGGCACAGGGGCCGCATCAAAGAAGCAGGTGCAGTTCATGGTTTCGAGGATACTCTCGATCTCAGGGAAGCTTCCTCTGGACGCCTCCGACGCTCTGGCCGTGGCGCTCTGCCACGTCAACAAGTGTGCGAGGGGACACTACAGTGGCGTGTCCCGTGTAGGAGCCTCGGGGATGTGGGCCGCCTTGGGAGTGAACGGAGAAAAGAGCGCGAAGGGTGGACTGTGAGAAGGGCGCGTGAAGGGTACGCGAGGTCGCGCGAGAAATAGGGAAGGGTCATCATGATATTCTGTCTCAAAGGCACGCTGATGGAAAAGACCCCCACCAGGGTCGTCCTGGACGTGGGGGGCGTGGGCTACGGGGTCAACGTGCCGCTCTCGACGTACGAGAAGATCGCCGACGTCGGTAGTCCCGTCGAGCTTCTCACGCATCTACACGTCAGGGAAGATTCCCTGGATCTCTATGGTTTTGCGACCCCGGAAGAGAAAGAACTCTTCGAGCTCCTCATTCTTGTTTCGGGAATAGGGCCAAGACTTGCGCTGGGGATACTTTCCGGCAGTGCAGTCCACTCGTTCGCGGAAGCCGTCGCCTCTGCAAACACGGCCATGCTGACAACGATTTCGGGCGTCGGAAAGAAGCTGGCGGAGAGGATTGTCGTGGAGCTGAAAGACAAGATTGCTGCTCTTGTCCACGTGCGTGAAAGGGCAGTCGCCTTCGGCGGCGAGTCTCCTCAATTCAACGACGCTATCCTCGCTCTGGTTTCGCTCGGCGTCACGAGAGCTTCAGCCGCAAAGGCCCTGAAGCGGGTTGTCGCCGAGGCCGGAACCGACCTCACACTGGAAGAGATGGTGCGGCGCGCGCTCTCCCTTGCCGGGGGATAGGGTTTTTCGGCACGCCGCCGGCGAAGCGACTCTTGGCCACGTCCCTACGACGCCTGGTCGGCAAACTGAAGCTCCCACAGTCTCGAGTAGATGCCGCGCTTTTCCATGAGCTCTTCGTGTGTGCCTTCCTCTTTGACGCTTCCCTTGTGAAGTAC includes:
- a CDS encoding YebC/PmpR family DNA-binding transcriptional regulator, encoding MSGHSKWSTIKRKKEKVDQQRGRLFGKCIKEITVAARQGGGDMNANARLRAAVQLAKSFNMPADNIERAVKKGTGELPGVNYDEISYEGYGPHGIAILAETVTDNRNRTTSEIRHIFSKNGGNLGEVGCVSWMFDLRGLITVERGSADEEKLMGVALDAGADDVNDESPEYYEITTEPSKLDAVRDALKKAGIALTGAELSRVPQSAITVGEKEAEQILKLMEALEEHEDVQKVFANFDIPNEIMAKLGK
- the ruvA gene encoding Holliday junction branch migration protein RuvA, which produces MIFCLKGTLMEKTPTRVVLDVGGVGYGVNVPLSTYEKIADVGSPVELLTHLHVREDSLDLYGFATPEEKELFELLILVSGIGPRLALGILSGSAVHSFAEAVASANTAMLTTISGVGKKLAERIVVELKDKIAALVHVRERAVAFGGESPQFNDAILALVSLGVTRASAAKALKRVVAEAGTDLTLEEMVRRALSLAGG
- the fusA gene encoding elongation factor G, whose protein sequence is MKEYDVAKLRNVVFVGHGGAGKTSLCEALLFNAKATKRLGKVDDGTSVLDYTPEEIQRKITISLSLGHLEWKDHFFNLVDTPGYADFVGDVKAGLSVADSAMILLRAAGGVEIGTMKVWDFVEENSLPAFACVTMMDKEHSDFWACVEGASESLSRRVIPVILPIGTGDSFAGVVDVLSMKAYLYDDQGQFTEQKDIPADARKRAEEAREKLLDGIAESDDGLLEKYLEKGTLEPKEIVEGLRKSLVKRAILPVAAVSAHKGIGIPQLLDLLVTVLPSPVDRGVIKGTVPGTDRQVERKPLVSEPLCAMVFKTISEPHVGELSLMRVFSGTLEAGSEALNSRKSKSEKIGQLFRLQGKERTEVTSLKPGEFGAAVKLRDTSTGDTLCSSASPIQLERIKFPEPALSEALRPKAKGDEEKIANGLSRLKEEDPTFTVFVDPELKQTLLNGMGELHLEVIVRKLRDRFGVEVDIVKPKIPYRETIKGKAEVQGRHKKQSGGRGQFGDVWIRIEPRKRGEGFEFVNEVVGGSIPTKYIPAVQKGVEEACKEGVLAGYQIVDFRVYLFDGSYHTVDSSDLAFKIAGSLAFKKAVTESKPILLEPIMEVEVTVPDDCMGDVMGDLSSKRGRILGMDSYGKMQRVKALVPQAELYKYSTNLRSLTQGRASHTAKFASYEELPQEMTEKVIAEAKQEKE
- the ruvC gene encoding crossover junction endodeoxyribonuclease RuvC encodes the protein MKSWRSLESSGQAREFTVLGIDPGSLVTGYGLIHRVQPALECLDFGCVRLPPEHSLTLRLEQIYDKLSEIVAAFKPDRMAVETIFHSRSARSALIMGHVRGVVLLVAAKAGLEIFEYTPLEIKLSVVGTGAASKKQVQFMVSRILSISGKLPLDASDALAVALCHVNKCARGHYSGVSRVGASGMWAALGVNGEKSAKGGL